TCTGCGGGTTGTTGTTGACGTCCACCACCGGCGCGAACGCCATGTGGATCCCCACGGCGCGCGCCTCGACGGCGGTGATGCGGCCCATCTCGTAGGCCAGCTCCGGCTCCCCCGTGGCGCCGAAGGCCATGGGCGGCGGAAACTTCGTGGCGCTGCCCACGGCCACGTTGAAGGGGTGCACCACGCCGCCGTCCAGGATGCGGCCGGCGCCGTATTCCAGGTCCGCCGCGACCAGCAGGGGGACGTCCGAGTGGCGCTGAAGGAGCGCGAGGTTGGAGGCCACCTCCATGGGCCCGCCCACGGACGTGATGACGCCCCCCACGCCCTCGGCTTCCACCGCCTTGCGCAGCTCCCGGAACCGGTCGCTGTCCACCGCCAGGTACTCGGCGGACATCCACGGCATCACCATCTGGGCGATCTTTCGGCGCAGCGGCAGACGCGCCAGCGTCGCCTCGACCCAGACGCTGTCCGCGTCGAGGGACGCGGCGGCCGCTGGCGCCTGCGCGCGAGCCTCTCGCACGGGATCGCCCTGGCCGGAAACGGGGGCCGGGCCGACGGCCGTGAGGCCCGCGAAAACGCCGAGCGACAGGACGGTCGCGAGACCCGGGATTGCGAGCGACGAGAGCCTCGTCATGTTTCGACCTGGGATTCCATCATCCACAACCACACATCCTCGATGGCCAACTGTACGGACGCCCACCAGAAGGAGCAACGAGATTCCGCCCGCCGGGCGCCGGCGGGGCGGGACGCTACGCGCGCGAGCGCCGCCCGCCGGGCCCCGGACTGTGGGACATCCGAAGCGGCGTGCGGGTTCCCCGCGCGTGTCGTGGCCTTGCTCGCGGCCTTGCTTCTCGGCGCGTGCGCTCCCGACGCCCCGGCGGCGGCGGGTGGCGGAGGCGCGGAGCCGCCGCCGCCGGCCGTGCGGGCGGGCGTCGACGTCTTCCTGGGCTCGGTACCGGACGCGCTGCGCGGCGCCCGCCTGGGGCTGATCACCAACCACACCGGCCGCGCCGCGGACGGACGCAGCACGGTGGACGCGCTGCACGCGCTCGCGGACGTGGAACTCGCGGCGTTGTTCGCGCCCGAGCACGGCCTGCGCGGCGACGTGGCGCTGGACAGCCTGGTGCGGGACGGCGTCGACCCGACTACCGGGCTGCCGACGCACACGCTGTACGGAGGGGCGGAAAGAAGGAAGCCCACGCCCGCCATGCTCGCCGGCCTGGACGCGCTGGTCTTCGACATCCAGGACATCGGCGCCCGACCCTACACGTACGTGTGGACGATGGCCCTCGCGATGGAGGCCGCGGCCGACGCGGGCGTGGCCTTCGTCGTCCTGGACCGTCCCAATCCCATCGGGGGCGAGTTGGTCCAGGGGCCGACGCAGGACGCCGGGCACCTGAGCTTCGTAGGCCTCCACCCCATCCCCATGCGCCACGGACTGACCCCGGGAGAGCTGGCCCGCTACCTGGTGGGCGAGAGGGGCGTCGCGGTCGACCTCACGGTCGTGGGCGTCGAGGGCTGGCGGCGCGACCGCTGGTTCGACGAGACCGGCCTGCGCTGGCGGCCGCCGTCGCCCAACATGCCCACGCTGGAGAGCGCCGCGCACTACCCGGGCACCGTCCTGCTGGAGGGCACCAACCTGTCGGTGGGGCGCGGCACCGACGCCGCCTTCCAGCAGATCGGCGCGCCGTGGCTGGACGCGGAGCGGCTGGCCGAGACCGCGCGCGGCCACGGCCTGGCGGGGGTCCGGATCGACACCACCAGCTTCGTCCCGGACGCTCCGCAGGACGGCAAGTACGACGGCGAGCGCGTGCGCGGGGTGCGCCTGACGGTGACCGATCGCGCCGCCTACGACCCCGTCCGGACGGGGGCCGCGCTGATCGCGGGCGCGCGCGCCTTGCACCCGGACCGGTTCGCGTGGACGGGTACCATCGACCGGCTCGCGGGCTCGTCGGCGCTGCGGGAGGGCGTGGACGCGGGTCTGCCGCTGGAGGAGCTGACCGCCGGCTGGGAGACCACCGCCGAGGCCTTCCGCGCGTCCGCCGCGCCCTACCTCCTCTACGCGGCCGCGGCAAGCGGCCCGCCCGCGCGGCCTTGAGCGCCGCGGGCGCCGGCCCCGCCTACGTAGCGGGCGCCACGGGGTACGTCGGGCGCGCCCTGACGATGCGCCTGGCGCGCGCCGGAGACCCGGTGGTCGCGCACGTCCGGCCGGGCTCCACGGCCGCCGGCGCGCGCGACGCGCTCGCGGCGGCCGGGGCCATAATCGACCGCGCCGCGTGGACGCTGGAGGAGATGCGCTCCTCGCTCGTCCGGTGGCGGCCGTCCAGGCTGTTCATCCTGGTGGGCACTACGCGGCGGCGCTCAGCCGCCGCACGCCGGCGGGGTGAGCGGGCCGGCTACGAGGAGGTGGACCGCGACCTGCCGCTGCTGCTGATCGAGGCCGCGCTGAGCGGCGGGGTGCGGCCGACGCTGGTGTACCTGTCGGCGCTGGGCGCGGACGCCCAGGCGCGGAATCCCTACCTGCGCGCGCGCGGCGAGGTCGAGGTGGCCGCGCGGGCGTCGCCGCTGAGCTGGGTGATCGCGCGGCCGTCGTTCGTGACCGGCCCCGACAGGACCGAAACGCGGCCCGCGGAGCGCTGGGGCGCGGCCGCGGTGGATGGCGTTACGCGCGCGCTGGCTGCGCTGGGGTGGCGTGCTCCCCTGGAGCGGTACGGGTCGCTGGACGCGGCCCGGATGGCGGCGGCGCTGGACACGCTGTCGCTTCAGCGCGACGCGCTGTGCCGGATCGTAGACGGTAGGCTGTTGAGGGAGGTTTCCAAGGCGCCGTAGCGCCCCTCAGGTCGGCACCGAGCTGGCGCCGTCGCGGTCCTTCTCCAACCAGCCGGGCACGCTCGTGGCGCGCGCGCGCGGCGACACCATCACGTCGGGACCGGAGAGGCGGATCCGGATGGCCTCGTCCCGAACGGCCCTGCGGAAGCCCTTCCCTTCCAGCAAGCGATCGATGTAGATCCGGCGCCCCACGACGATCACAGTCGCGAGGACGGGGACCGCAACGATGAGCCCGATCGCGTGCAGCAGGGTGCCCATGATCAGAACGCTGAGCAGCGTGAGCACGGGCGGCAGCTTGACCTGGTGCTGCATGACCATGGGGATGATCAGGTTCGCCTCCACCAGGTGCACGATCAGCCCCAGCAGGATCACCGCGAAGAACTTCCCCAGCCCCCCCGCGCCGAGCACGAACAGCGCCGGCAGAAGCGTCGAAACGAGCGTGCCGAAGAACGGCACGATGGCCACCAGGCCGGTGAACACCCCGAACGCCAGGGCGTAGGGCACGCGCAGGATCCACAGCCCCAACCAGGTCATCAGCGCGAGCGTGAACATCGCGAACAGTTGTCCCGTGATCCACGCGCGCAGGGTCGCGCCGAGCTCGGTCAGGATGTCGCGCACCAGCTCGCGGTGCCTGGGAGGCGCCAGCAGAATGAGACCCTCGCGGTACTGGTTCGGGCGCACCGCGAGGAACACGCCCATGATCATCACGCTGACGAAGTGGATCAGGAAGGTGACGCCGCTCGCGAGATAGTCGGGCAGAGCAGCGGCCCAACCGCGGATCTCGGCCAGCAGCCCTCCCAGCGGCGAGGCGCCCTCGCCGCCGGCCACGCCCACCGCTTCCGCGAACAGCGGGCTCCGGCTGGCCACCTCCACGAGCGCGGAGTCCCAGCCCGCGAGCAGCTGCGGGCTGGCCTCCACCAGCTCCTGCGTCTGGTCGGCCACCGGGGGCACCACGAGGTAACCGACCCCGACGAGGCCCGCGATGGTGAACAGCACGGCCAATGCGACGCCCACCGGCCGCGGGATGTGCAGCCGCTGCTGGAAGACGTCCGTCACGGCGCCCAGGTACAGGCCGAACAGCACCGCGATGAACAACAGCAGGAGGATCTCCGCGATCCGCGCCATGAACAGCAGCAGCAGGACCGTGAAAACCGCCGCGATCAGGACGCCGTAAGCGCGGCGCGACCCTTCGCTACGGCTAGCTCGGGCGGCTTTTCCTGGGCTCAGGCGCCCTCCTCCTCCAGCTCGGCCTCCATCACGGTGTCGTCCAGCGTGACGTCGGAGCCGTCATCCTCCTCCGCTTCCTCGACAAGC
Above is a genomic segment from Gemmatimonadota bacterium containing:
- a CDS encoding NAD(P)H-binding protein; this translates as MSAAGAGPAYVAGATGYVGRALTMRLARAGDPVVAHVRPGSTAAGARDALAAAGAIIDRAAWTLEEMRSSLVRWRPSRLFILVGTTRRRSAAARRRGERAGYEEVDRDLPLLLIEAALSGGVRPTLVYLSALGADAQARNPYLRARGEVEVAARASPLSWVIARPSFVTGPDRTETRPAERWGAAAVDGVTRALAALGWRAPLERYGSLDAARMAAALDTLSLQRDALCRIVDGRLLREVSKAP
- a CDS encoding AI-2E family transporter, whose product is MSPGKAARASRSEGSRRAYGVLIAAVFTVLLLLFMARIAEILLLLFIAVLFGLYLGAVTDVFQQRLHIPRPVGVALAVLFTIAGLVGVGYLVVPPVADQTQELVEASPQLLAGWDSALVEVASRSPLFAEAVGVAGGEGASPLGGLLAEIRGWAAALPDYLASGVTFLIHFVSVMIMGVFLAVRPNQYREGLILLAPPRHRELVRDILTELGATLRAWITGQLFAMFTLALMTWLGLWILRVPYALAFGVFTGLVAIVPFFGTLVSTLLPALFVLGAGGLGKFFAVILLGLIVHLVEANLIIPMVMQHQVKLPPVLTLLSVLIMGTLLHAIGLIVAVPVLATVIVVGRRIYIDRLLEGKGFRRAVRDEAIRIRLSGPDVMVSPRARATSVPGWLEKDRDGASSVPT
- a CDS encoding DUF1343 domain-containing protein, whose amino-acid sequence is MALLAALLLGACAPDAPAAAGGGGAEPPPPAVRAGVDVFLGSVPDALRGARLGLITNHTGRAADGRSTVDALHALADVELAALFAPEHGLRGDVALDSLVRDGVDPTTGLPTHTLYGGAERRKPTPAMLAGLDALVFDIQDIGARPYTYVWTMALAMEAAADAGVAFVVLDRPNPIGGELVQGPTQDAGHLSFVGLHPIPMRHGLTPGELARYLVGERGVAVDLTVVGVEGWRRDRWFDETGLRWRPPSPNMPTLESAAHYPGTVLLEGTNLSVGRGTDAAFQQIGAPWLDAERLAETARGHGLAGVRIDTTSFVPDAPQDGKYDGERVRGVRLTVTDRAAYDPVRTGAALIAGARALHPDRFAWTGTIDRLAGSSALREGVDAGLPLEELTAGWETTAEAFRASAAPYLLYAAAASGPPARP
- a CDS encoding glycoside hydrolase family 3 N-terminal domain-containing protein is translated as MTRLSSLAIPGLATVLSLGVFAGLTAVGPAPVSGQGDPVREARAQAPAAAASLDADSVWVEATLARLPLRRKIAQMVMPWMSAEYLAVDSDRFRELRKAVEAEGVGGVITSVGGPMEVASNLALLQRHSDVPLLVAADLEYGAGRILDGGVVHPFNVAVGSATKFPPPMAFGATGEPELAYEMGRITAVEARAVGIHMAFAPVVDVNNNPQ